A portion of the Stegostoma tigrinum isolate sSteTig4 chromosome 46, sSteTig4.hap1, whole genome shotgun sequence genome contains these proteins:
- the LOC125449517 gene encoding beta-1,3-galactosyl-O-glycosyl-glycoprotein beta-1,6-N-acetylglucosaminyltransferase 3-like has translation MPKLSRRCARPLSFRSVLCVLCVILLCRWFLALSEKGWRSLGMVKPSASAVQGHLLLVEENSTCWRIIRGDRQEVERVLLDSITVSLRRQGVTEGDYLDITRNCSSFLRARKYITVPLSPEEENFPLAFSMVIHNGIEMFERLLRSIYAPQNVYCIHVDRKSPSQFHAAVQAIASCFHNVFVAAKLESVTYASWARVQADLNCMEELLETPVPWRYFINMCGQDFPLKTNREIVHSLKAMNGSNVIESDPPPRYKKKRWQYHHDTHDRVVLTGQVKEPPDINSSIFVGSAYVMVTREFATHVFASTAVRAFLKWSEDTYSPDEHVWATLLRMRDTPGYVQYTRGTARNLGRAVKWSSEAGDVAKGAPYSHCTGMYRHMICVYGAGDLQWLLNQRPFFANKFDPDLDNVAVQCMEEYLRNRTLGETGAGVRVGAG, from the exons ATGCCCAAACTGAGCCGACGTTGTGCCCGCCCGTTGAGCTTcaggtcagtgctgtgtgtgcTCTGTGTAATCTTGTTGTGCCGCTGGTTCCTGGCCCTGAGTGAAAAGGGCTGGCGGTCCCTTGGGATGGTGAAGCCAAGCGCCAGTGCAGTGCAGGGGCACCTCCTCTTGGTCGAGGAGAACTCCACCTGCTGGCGAATCATCAGGGGGGACAGGCAGGAGGTAGAAAGAGTCCTCCTCGACTCCATCACTGTCTCCCTCAGGCGCCAAGGAGTTACGGAAGGTGATTATCTGGACATAACCCGAAATTGTAGTTCCTTCCTCAGGGCCCGCAAGTATAtcactgtccccctcagccctgaggAAGAAAACTTCCCCTTGGCTTTCTCCATGGTCATCCACAATGGCATTGAGATGTTCGAGAGGCTTCTACGAAGCATTTACGCCCCACAGAATGTCTACTGCATCCACGTGGACCGCAAGTCCCCGAGTCAATTCCATGCGGCTGTCCAGGCCATTGCTTCATGTTTCCACAACGTCTTTGTCGCAGCCAAGCTAGAATCGGTCACCTATGCTTCCTGGGCCAGAGTTCAGGCAGATCTCAACTGCATGGAGGAGCTACTGGAGACCCCCGTCCCCTGGAGGTACTTCATCAACATGTGTGGCCAAGATTTCCCCCTGAAGACCAACCGGGAGATAGTCCACAGCCTCAAAGCTATGAACGGCTCCAATGTGATTGAGTCGGACCCCCCGCCACGGTACAAAAAG AAACGTTGGCAATACCACCACGATACCCACGACCGGGTGGTCTTGACCGGTCAAGTAAAGGAGCCGCCCGACATCAACTCCTCCATTTTCGTGGGCAGCGCCTACGTCATGGTCACCAGAGAGTTTGCCACCCATGTGTTCGCCAGCACCGCGGTCAGGGCCTTCCTCAAGTGGTCAGAGGACACCTACAGTCCAGACGAGCACGTGTGGGCGACCCTGCTGAGAATGCGTGACACGCCCGGCTATGTCCAGTACACCCGGGGAACGGCGAGGAACCTCGGGCGGGCAGTGAAGTGGTCCTCCGAGGCTGGCGATGTGGCAAAGGGTGCCCCCTACAGCCACTGCACGGGAATGTACCGCCACATGATCTGTGTGTACGGGGCAGGGGATCTCCAGTGGCTACTGAACCAGAGACCCTTCTTTGCGAACAAGTTTGACCCTGACCTGGACAACGTGGCAGTGCAGTGCATGGAGGAATATCTCCGGAACAGGACGCTGGGTGAAACCGGGGCTGGGGTGCGGGTGGGGGCAGGGTAA